In a genomic window of Urocitellus parryii isolate mUroPar1 chromosome 2, mUroPar1.hap1, whole genome shotgun sequence:
- the Abhd10 gene encoding palmitoyl-protein thioesterase ABHD10, mitochondrial, with protein MAAVGLTAVAAWVPCRSWGWAAVSFGPHRGLSALLPRKPQRAPRWLPVCRQKTSVSFLNRQDLPKLAYKRLKGKSPGVIFIPGYRSDMNGTKAMAIEEFCKSLGHACIRFDYSGVGSSDGKSEECTVGKWRKDVLSIIDELAEGPQILVGSSLGGWLMLHAAVARPDKVVALIGVATAADGLVTQFNQLPVEVKKEVEIKGVWSMPSKYHEEGFYHIPYSFIKEAEHHCLLHSPIPVNCPIRLLHGMKDDIVPWHTSMQVADQVVSKDVDVILRKHSDHRMKEKADIQLLVYTIDDLIDKLST; from the exons ATGGCGGCTGTGGGTTTGACGGCTGTGGCTGCCTGGGTACCCTGTCGGAGCTGGGGCTGGGCAGCCGTCTCCTTTGGCCCACACCGTGGCCTCAGCGCGTTACTTCCACGGAAGCCCCAGCGGGCGCCCCGGTGGCTCCCAG TTTGCAGACAGAAGACATCAGTCTCTTTCCTTAATCGACAAGACCTCCCCAAACTGGCTTATAAGAGGCTAAAAGGCAAAAGTCCAGGAGTTATCTTCATTCCTGGCTATCGTTCTGATATGAATGGTACAAAAGCAATGGCAATTGAGGAGTTTTGCAAATCTCTAGGTCATGCCTGTATAAG gtttgatTACTCAGGAGTTGGAAGTTCGGATGGCAAATCAGAAGAATGCACAGtggggaaatggagaaaagatgtaCTTTCTATAATTGATGAATTAGCTGAAGGACCACAG atACTTGTTGGATCTAGCCTTGGTGGATGGCTTATGCTTCATGCTGCAGTTGCACGGCCAGATAAGGTCGTGGCTCTTATTGGTGTAGCTACAGCTGCAGATGGCCTAGTGACACAGTTTAATCAGCTTCCTGTTGAG GTAAAAAAGGAAGTGGAGATAAAAGGTGTGTGGTCCATGCCATCAAAATATCATGAAGAAGGATTTTATCACATTCCGTACAGTTTCATTAAGGAAGCAGAACACCACTGCTTGTTACATAGTCCAATTCCTGTGAACTGCCCTATAAGATTACTCCATGGCATGAAGGATGACATCGTACCTTGGCATACATCTATGCAAGTTGCTGACCAAGTAGTCAGCAAAGATGTAGATGTCATCCTCCGAAAACATAGTGATCATAGAATGAAGGAAAAAGCAGACATTCAACTTCTTGTTTATACTATTGATGACTTGATTGATAAGCTTTCAACATAG
- the Tagln3 gene encoding transgelin-3, translated as MANRGPSYGLSREVQEKIEQKYDADLENKLVDWIILQCAEDIEHPPPGRTHFQKWLMDGTVLCKLINSLYPPGQEPIPKISESKMAFKQMEQISQFLKAAEIYGVRTTDIFQTVDLWEGKDMAAVQRTLMALGSVAVTKDDGCYRGEPSWFHRKAQQNRRGFSEEQLRQGQNVIGLQMGSNKGASQAGMTGYGMPRQIM; from the exons ATGGCTAACAGGGGCCCCAGCTATGGCTTAAGCCGAGAGGTACAGGAGAAAATCGAGCAGAAGTATGACGCGGACCTGGAGAACAAGCTGGTGGACTGGATCATCCTGCAGTGCGCGGAGGACATAGAGCACCCGCCCCCCGGCAGGACCCATTTTCAGAAATGGTTAATGGACGGGACG GTCCTGTGCAAGCTGATAAACAGTTTATATCCACCAGGACAAGAGCCCATCCCTAAGATCTCAGAGTCAAAGATGGCTTTTAAGCAGATGGAGCAAATCTCCCAGTTCCTAAAAGCTGCGGAGATCTATGGCGTCAGGACCACTGACATTTTTCAGACGGTGGATCTATGGGAAG GGAAGGACATGGCAGCTGTGCAGAGGACCCTGATGGCTCTAGGCAGTGTTGCAGTCACCAAGGATGATGGCTGCTACCGGGGAGAGCCATCCTGGTTCCACAG GAAAGCTCAGCAGAATCGAAGAGGATTTTCAGAGGAGCAGCTTCGCCAGGGGCAGAACGTAATTGGCCTGCAAATGGGTAGCAACAAGGGAGCCTCCCAGGCAGGCATGACTGGGTATGGGATGCCCAGGCAGATCATGTAA